A single genomic interval of Bacillus sp. es.036 harbors:
- a CDS encoding competence protein CoiA, with amino-acid sequence MLTARAMNGNLLNLADRQYRLDELIKLRRSTSYFCPGCRQPVVMKLGEKRTWHFAHHGTHTCETQWERESNEHLTGKLQLYEWLKKDYSNVEVEYFLTKTNQRPDLFLPHSQTAIEYQCSSIEDKLLTKRTLSYESANIQVQWILSAKRLRRSYQSVYTMSSMDWAAASHHHRFPTIYYYCPVERKFATVLLHHSLTPTKFICSTLYTSALKTSYNPLFTKLPDWEEQLHSYSIWFKQKKIWRQNPHGERSYAFFYLRKRLYAGGHSIRFFPSEAGIPSDDNYWIETPAYLWQTWILLCYLPTIHFHSGFTFQSLFHAFAQVISSGLILPRYCPAHIDGVRAALQGYVKQLVRLKVLKKWDNERYEKLYQPTIHKQVEQCFHFDKLMYKKLI; translated from the coding sequence ATGTTAACAGCCCGAGCAATGAATGGAAATTTGCTCAATCTTGCAGACCGGCAATATCGTCTAGATGAACTTATCAAATTAAGACGTTCCACTTCCTACTTTTGTCCAGGATGTCGACAACCTGTCGTCATGAAACTAGGTGAGAAGAGGACCTGGCATTTTGCTCATCATGGAACTCACACGTGTGAAACCCAGTGGGAACGTGAGTCAAACGAGCATCTAACTGGAAAGCTTCAGCTCTATGAATGGTTGAAAAAAGATTATTCTAATGTGGAAGTGGAGTATTTCCTAACCAAAACTAATCAGCGCCCCGATTTATTTCTTCCTCATTCGCAAACGGCAATTGAATATCAATGCTCTTCTATTGAGGACAAACTTCTTACAAAACGAACGCTTTCTTATGAATCAGCAAACATTCAAGTTCAATGGATATTAAGTGCAAAGCGCCTAAGAAGATCGTACCAATCCGTTTATACGATGTCTTCAATGGATTGGGCAGCAGCTTCCCACCATCACCGTTTCCCAACCATTTATTATTATTGCCCCGTAGAACGAAAATTCGCGACTGTCCTTCTTCATCATAGCTTAACTCCCACCAAATTTATTTGTTCCACATTGTATACCTCTGCATTAAAGACATCATACAACCCCCTTTTTACAAAACTTCCTGATTGGGAAGAACAGCTACATTCCTATTCCATTTGGTTTAAGCAAAAGAAAATTTGGCGCCAAAATCCCCATGGTGAAAGGTCATATGCCTTTTTTTATCTGCGTAAACGTTTATATGCTGGCGGTCATTCAATTCGGTTTTTTCCTTCAGAAGCCGGCATTCCCTCTGACGATAATTACTGGATTGAAACACCTGCCTATTTGTGGCAGACGTGGATTCTCCTTTGCTACCTTCCTACGATCCATTTCCACAGTGGTTTTACCTTTCAATCATTGTTTCATGCATTTGCACAAGTTATTTCTTCTGGCTTGATTCTACCAAGATATTGTCCAGCTCATATTGATGGTGTTCGTGCTGCTCTTCAAGGTTATGTAAAGCAATTAGTTCGGTTAAAAGTGTTAAAAAAATGGGATAATGAACGATATGAAAAGCTTTATCAACCGACGATTCATAAACAGGTAGAACAGTGCTTCCATTTTGACAAATTGATGTATAAGAAGCTTATTTAG
- a CDS encoding CYTH domain-containing protein yields MAQELEIEFKNMLTKEEYTSLLTAHKLENNIKTQTNDYFDTADFLIRENGAALRVRNKKDKFVLTLKQPADEGLLETHQPISFETFEAIKKSASLPEGEVLTQLQAFGIQDQLIYLGRLTTHRAEYMLDEGLLVLDHSEYLNREDFELEFEVSAFEAGERAFSHLLQKHEIPKREAKNKILRFFLASQEQV; encoded by the coding sequence TTGGCACAGGAACTAGAAATTGAATTTAAAAATATGCTTACGAAAGAAGAATACACTTCTTTACTTACTGCTCATAAGTTAGAAAATAACATTAAAACGCAAACGAATGATTATTTTGATACAGCTGATTTTCTAATTCGAGAAAATGGAGCTGCATTACGCGTTCGCAACAAAAAAGATAAGTTTGTCTTAACATTAAAGCAACCTGCAGATGAAGGATTGCTTGAAACACATCAGCCAATTTCATTTGAAACATTTGAAGCGATTAAGAAAAGTGCTTCTTTACCCGAAGGAGAAGTCTTAACTCAACTACAAGCGTTCGGTATTCAGGATCAGCTTATCTATTTAGGACGTTTAACAACACATCGTGCAGAATACATGCTGGATGAAGGACTTCTCGTTCTTGATCATAGCGAATACCTTAACCGAGAAGATTTTGAACTCGAATTTGAAGTTAGCGCTTTTGAAGCTGGGGAACGTGCTTTTAGTCACCTCCTTCAAAAGCATGAGATACCAAAGCGAGAGGCGAAAAACAAGATCTTACGCTTCTTTCTTGCTTCCCAAGAACAGGTCTAG
- a CDS encoding GTP pyrophosphokinase: protein MKNWEEFLAPYKQAVNELKIKLKGLREQFEKADDHSPVEFVTGRVKPISSILDKAKNKKISLDRLQEEMHDIAGVRVMCQFVEDINKVIHHLRGRKDFDIIEERDYVTNQKVSGYRSYHVVVQYPVQTIQGEQMLLVEIQIRTLAMNFWATIEHSLNYKYNKKIPEDVKKRLQRAAEAASKLDDEMSEIRGEIKEAQKVFMQKKENEQKKAEN from the coding sequence ATGAAAAATTGGGAAGAATTTTTAGCCCCGTATAAGCAAGCAGTAAACGAACTAAAGATAAAGTTAAAAGGTCTCCGTGAGCAGTTTGAAAAAGCCGATGATCATTCTCCTGTTGAATTTGTAACGGGGCGAGTGAAGCCCATTTCGAGCATTCTTGATAAGGCAAAAAACAAAAAGATTTCACTCGACCGGTTGCAAGAGGAGATGCATGACATTGCTGGGGTACGGGTCATGTGTCAGTTTGTGGAGGATATTAATAAGGTGATCCATCACCTTCGTGGAAGAAAAGACTTCGATATCATTGAAGAACGTGACTATGTGACGAATCAAAAAGTAAGTGGCTACCGTTCTTATCATGTGGTTGTCCAATATCCGGTTCAAACAATTCAAGGTGAACAAATGCTTCTTGTTGAAATTCAAATCCGCACGTTAGCGATGAATTTCTGGGCAACAATTGAGCATTCGCTTAATTATAAATACAACAAGAAGATTCCGGAGGATGTTAAAAAGCGTCTTCAGCGTGCTGCAGAAGCGGCATCTAAATTAGATGATGAAATGTCTGAAATACGCGGTGAAATCAAGGAAGCTCAAAAAGTATTTATGCAAAAAAAAGAAAATGAACAAAAGAAAGCTGAAAATTAA
- the pepF gene encoding oligoendopeptidase F, with protein sequence MEEKKVNALPKRDEIPVEDTWELEAIYENDQQWEEEFNEIKALLPQMKEYKGKLAESADKLYNALQKQDEITIKLGKLYTYAHMRYDQDTTNSHYQGLNDRAANLATQVSSELAFVVPEILSVPEETIKQYLSDKKELTLYEHALDEINRERPHVLSKEEEAILAGVSDVTSSSSNTFGMLNNADMKFPTIKDENGEEVEVTHGRYIRFLESSDRRVRKDAFKAVYDTYGKFKNTFASTLSGAVKKDNYYAKVRNYDSARQAALDSNNIPEDVYDNLIETVHNRLDLLHRYVKLRKKALGLDELHMYDMYTPLVSDVKMEVSYNEAKEYIVKGLEPLGEEYKNILEEGFANRWVDVQENVGKRSGAYSSGTYGTRPYILMNWQDNVNNLFTLAHEFGHSVHSYYTRENQPYPYANYSIFVAEVASTTNESLLNHYLLENTSDKKEKLYLLNHYLEGFRGTVFRQTMFAEFEHMIHKKAQDGEPLTPDLLSSLYYDLNKTYFGEDLVIDDEIALEWARIPHFYYNYYVFQYATGFSAAASLSNQILEEGDDAVSRYIDFLKAGSSDYPIEVLKKAGVDMTSSKPISDALDVFESILNEMENLLFEA encoded by the coding sequence ATGGAAGAGAAAAAAGTAAATGCACTACCTAAAAGAGATGAAATTCCGGTTGAAGATACGTGGGAATTAGAAGCGATCTATGAAAACGATCAGCAGTGGGAAGAGGAATTTAATGAAATAAAAGCACTTCTTCCACAAATGAAGGAATATAAGGGAAAGCTTGCAGAGTCGGCTGATAAGCTATATAACGCTCTGCAAAAACAAGATGAAATTACGATTAAACTTGGTAAGCTTTATACATACGCTCATATGCGCTATGACCAGGATACAACGAATTCGCATTATCAAGGGCTTAATGACCGAGCGGCTAATCTTGCAACACAAGTTAGCAGTGAATTAGCCTTTGTTGTACCAGAAATTTTAAGCGTACCTGAAGAGACGATTAAGCAATATTTGAGTGACAAGAAAGAATTAACGCTCTATGAGCACGCCCTTGATGAAATTAACAGAGAGCGGCCACACGTTCTTTCAAAGGAAGAAGAAGCGATCCTAGCAGGTGTGAGCGATGTTACAAGCAGTTCCAGCAATACGTTCGGTATGCTAAACAATGCAGATATGAAGTTTCCGACCATTAAAGATGAAAATGGTGAAGAAGTCGAAGTTACACACGGGCGATACATCCGTTTTCTTGAAAGTAGCGATCGACGTGTAAGAAAAGATGCGTTTAAAGCTGTTTATGACACGTATGGTAAATTTAAAAATACGTTTGCATCTACTTTAAGTGGCGCAGTAAAAAAAGATAATTATTATGCAAAAGTGAGAAATTACGATTCAGCAAGACAGGCAGCGCTTGATAGTAATAATATTCCAGAAGATGTTTACGACAACCTAATCGAAACCGTGCATAATCGCTTGGATTTGCTACATCGATATGTAAAGTTACGTAAGAAAGCGCTTGGACTTGATGAGCTTCATATGTATGATATGTATACACCTCTCGTCTCTGATGTGAAAATGGAAGTTTCTTATAACGAAGCAAAAGAGTATATCGTAAAAGGGTTAGAACCACTTGGTGAAGAGTACAAGAATATCCTTGAAGAAGGATTTGCCAATCGTTGGGTAGATGTTCAAGAGAACGTTGGGAAGAGAAGTGGAGCTTACTCGTCTGGAACTTACGGGACGCGTCCTTATATTTTGATGAACTGGCAAGATAATGTTAATAATCTCTTTACGCTTGCTCATGAGTTTGGTCACTCGGTTCATAGTTATTATACAAGAGAAAATCAACCATACCCATATGCGAACTATTCCATTTTTGTTGCGGAAGTAGCTTCCACGACGAATGAATCATTGTTAAATCATTATTTACTTGAAAATACTTCAGATAAAAAAGAAAAGCTTTACTTATTGAATCACTATTTAGAAGGATTTAGAGGAACAGTGTTTAGACAAACGATGTTTGCGGAGTTTGAACATATGATTCATAAGAAAGCTCAGGACGGTGAGCCGCTAACGCCTGATTTACTTTCATCTCTTTACTATGACTTAAACAAGACGTATTTTGGGGAAGATCTTGTGATTGATGATGAGATTGCTCTTGAATGGGCGAGAATTCCTCATTTTTATTACAACTATTATGTGTTCCAATACGCGACAGGATTTAGTGCAGCAGCCTCACTCTCAAATCAAATTCTTGAAGAAGGGGACGACGCTGTCTCAAGATATATTGATTTCTTGAAAGCAGGTAGCTCGGACTACCCAATTGAGGTGCTAAAGAAAGCTGGTGTGGATATGACTTCATCTAAGCCTATCAGTGATGCGTTGGACGTATTTGAATCCATTCTAAACGAAATGGAAAACTTGTTGTTCGAAGCCTAA
- the prpE gene encoding bis(5'-nucleosyl)-tetraphosphatase PrpE — MFDIISDIHGCYDELKTLTMRLGYDWESGVPLHPDGRKLVFPGDITDRGNDSLAVVKIVSQLVTSGQAFYCPGNHCNKFYRYLIGRNVQQTHGLETTTAELNALPAKDRTMIKESFIALYENAPLYLSLDDGELIVAHAGIPEKYIGQVGKKVKTFVLYGDITGESHPNGMPIRKDWASQYEGGALIVYGHTPVLEPRWVNHTVNIDTGCVFGGKLTALSYPELKTTSVQSSMPYVSEKFTSFQ, encoded by the coding sequence GTGTTCGATATAATCAGTGATATACACGGATGTTATGATGAGTTGAAAACACTCACGATGCGTCTTGGATATGACTGGGAAAGTGGTGTTCCCCTTCATCCTGATGGGAGAAAACTTGTTTTCCCTGGCGATATCACAGATCGAGGGAACGACTCTCTAGCGGTTGTCAAAATCGTTTCTCAACTCGTGACAAGTGGACAGGCGTTCTATTGCCCTGGTAATCATTGTAATAAATTCTATCGTTATTTGATTGGCAGGAACGTTCAGCAAACCCACGGTCTTGAGACAACGACGGCCGAACTTAATGCGTTACCAGCTAAAGACCGTACGATGATAAAAGAATCGTTTATTGCGCTATATGAGAATGCCCCGCTTTATTTGTCTCTTGATGATGGAGAGTTGATTGTTGCACATGCAGGTATACCAGAGAAATACATTGGACAAGTTGGGAAAAAAGTAAAAACCTTTGTACTTTACGGCGACATAACAGGCGAATCCCATCCAAACGGGATGCCTATTCGCAAAGACTGGGCAAGTCAATATGAAGGTGGTGCGCTCATTGTCTATGGCCACACCCCTGTCTTAGAACCAAGGTGGGTCAATCATACTGTGAACATTGATACCGGTTGCGTATTTGGTGGCAAATTAACAGCGCTGAGCTATCCGGAACTGAAAACAACGTCGGTTCAATCATCCATGCCTTACGTTTCAGAGAAGTTCACTTCGTTTCAATAA
- a CDS encoding NAD kinase, whose protein sequence is MKFAVKSKGDQTSNQLQQRIKNYLRDFDLDYDEVEPDIVISVGGDGTLLHAFHHYQDRLADTAFVGVHTGHLGFYADWTPEEVEKLVIHIARTPFQIVEYPLLEVTVRYLNSSKENRYLALNECTVKSVEGSLVMNVEIKGDLFETFRGDGLCISTPSGSTAYNKALGGAIIHPALPSIQLSEMASINNRVFRTVGSPLVLPQHHTCLLRPVNDADFQITIDHLFLLQKDVKSIQYRVAEEKVRFARFRPFPFWKRVKESFVDEVY, encoded by the coding sequence GTGAAATTTGCGGTAAAGTCCAAAGGGGATCAAACCTCCAACCAACTTCAGCAGCGAATTAAAAATTATTTGCGTGATTTTGATCTAGACTATGATGAAGTAGAACCAGATATTGTGATTTCAGTTGGCGGCGATGGAACGCTACTTCATGCGTTTCACCATTATCAAGACCGATTGGCAGATACAGCGTTTGTTGGTGTTCATACCGGGCATCTCGGATTTTACGCTGACTGGACACCTGAAGAAGTCGAAAAGCTAGTGATTCATATTGCAAGAACGCCTTTTCAAATTGTGGAATACCCACTGCTTGAAGTAACGGTTCGTTATTTGAATAGCTCGAAAGAAAATCGTTACCTTGCACTTAATGAATGTACAGTGAAAAGTGTGGAAGGTTCTCTCGTCATGAATGTGGAAATTAAAGGCGATTTATTCGAAACGTTTCGTGGTGATGGGCTCTGCATTTCCACTCCTTCTGGAAGCACCGCTTATAACAAAGCGTTAGGAGGAGCGATTATTCATCCGGCGCTTCCTTCGATTCAGCTTTCTGAGATGGCGTCCATTAATAATCGCGTCTTTCGTACGGTAGGGTCGCCACTAGTCCTTCCGCAACATCATACGTGTCTTTTAAGACCTGTTAACGACGCTGATTTTCAAATTACAATCGACCATCTTTTCCTACTTCAGAAAGATGTAAAGTCGATTCAATATCGAGTGGCGGAAGAGAAAGTTCGATTCGCCCGTTTCAGACCATTTCCATTTTGGAAAAGGGTAAAAGAATCTTTTGTAGATGAAGTATATTAA
- a CDS encoding ClpXP adapter SpxH family protein — MEIYSFIDPLCPDCWGLEPMIKKLQLEYGHTFRIRHLVGGNIKTFNSFKRKNEGITTHADVAERWERTASRSGMSCDGDLWYEDPMDTPYIASIAIKAAELQGKLPGFNFLRKMRELLFIQKQNMTKEENLVQAAKETGLDVHEFKKDLHSQAAVKAFQCDLKISSEMEVNELPTLVFFNENIEEEGLKITGLYDYDVYVRILTEMLKTKPTPEPLPSLDAFMDRYHFVATKEVAVVYDMSCEEADAAMKKLALKQKVEKVPAKHGSFWRTVKNG, encoded by the coding sequence ATCGAAATATATTCATTTATAGATCCTCTCTGTCCTGACTGCTGGGGTCTTGAACCAATGATTAAGAAACTACAACTTGAATATGGACATACGTTCCGGATCCGACATTTAGTTGGAGGAAACATTAAAACATTTAACTCGTTTAAACGAAAAAATGAAGGCATCACCACACACGCTGATGTAGCCGAACGCTGGGAACGAACTGCAAGCCGCTCTGGCATGTCCTGTGACGGCGATCTATGGTATGAGGACCCTATGGACACCCCTTATATCGCATCGATCGCCATTAAGGCTGCAGAGCTTCAAGGAAAGCTACCTGGCTTTAACTTCCTTCGTAAAATGAGAGAATTACTTTTTATACAGAAGCAAAATATGACGAAGGAAGAAAATCTCGTACAAGCTGCTAAAGAAACGGGCCTTGACGTTCACGAATTCAAAAAAGATCTTCATTCTCAAGCAGCTGTAAAAGCCTTTCAATGTGATTTGAAAATTTCGTCTGAAATGGAAGTCAATGAACTACCTACACTTGTCTTTTTCAATGAAAACATTGAAGAAGAAGGGCTAAAGATTACAGGCCTTTATGACTATGATGTGTATGTACGAATTCTTACCGAAATGTTGAAGACAAAGCCAACGCCAGAACCGCTCCCGTCTCTAGATGCTTTTATGGATCGGTATCACTTTGTTGCGACAAAAGAAGTCGCAGTCGTGTATGACATGAGCTGTGAAGAAGCGGATGCAGCGATGAAGAAGCTAGCACTAAAACAAAAAGTAGAGAAAGTTCCTGCCAAACACGGCTCTTTCTGGCGTACTGTAAAAAATGGATAA
- a CDS encoding TerC family protein has protein sequence MFNLETITQVFFIIGIDIVLGGDNAVVIALACRNLPPSHRSKAIMMGTAIAVGLRIALTIVAVYLLMLPFLLIVGSLFLLYISFKLVIDSEGSENIHSTFSFWGAIRTIVVADLIMGLDNVLAIAGASEGKLPLVVFGLVISIPIIVWGSRMIMHALDHFPILIYIGAGILAFTSAKMLTSAAELKTFFYTYPSLEIATQVAFLLLVIVGGWFVKKLKGNIVYIQ, from the coding sequence TTGTTTAACTTAGAAACCATTACTCAGGTTTTCTTCATTATCGGAATTGATATCGTACTTGGTGGAGATAACGCAGTTGTCATTGCACTCGCCTGTCGTAATCTCCCTCCCTCTCATCGAAGTAAGGCCATTATGATGGGTACAGCTATTGCTGTTGGACTTAGAATAGCACTAACAATAGTGGCTGTCTATTTATTAATGCTCCCTTTCTTATTAATTGTCGGTAGCCTCTTTCTTCTCTACATTTCCTTTAAACTTGTGATTGATAGTGAGGGCAGTGAAAACATTCATTCGACTTTCTCTTTCTGGGGAGCGATCCGTACAATTGTCGTAGCTGATTTAATCATGGGCCTCGATAATGTGCTTGCAATAGCAGGCGCTTCTGAAGGAAAATTACCGCTTGTTGTTTTCGGATTAGTGATCTCTATCCCTATTATCGTATGGGGGAGTCGCATGATCATGCATGCCCTTGATCATTTTCCGATTTTAATTTACATCGGTGCTGGAATTTTAGCTTTTACATCGGCCAAAATGTTAACAAGCGCAGCTGAATTAAAAACGTTTTTCTATACTTACCCTTCCTTAGAAATTGCGACTCAAGTTGCCTTCCTTCTTTTAGTAATTGTTGGAGGCTGGTTCGTAAAGAAACTAAAAGGGAATATCGTTTACATCCAATAA
- the spxA gene encoding transcriptional regulator SpxA, giving the protein MVTLYTSPSCTSCRKAKAWLQEHDIPFTERNIFSEPLTIEEVKEILRMTEDGTDEIISTRSKTFQELNLNLDTVSLQELFELISEHPGLLRRPIILDEKRLQVGYNEDEIRRFLPRKVRTFQLQEAQRLVN; this is encoded by the coding sequence ATGGTAACACTCTATACATCTCCAAGCTGCACATCTTGCCGAAAAGCAAAAGCGTGGTTGCAAGAGCATGATATTCCGTTTACAGAACGAAATATTTTTTCCGAGCCTCTAACAATCGAAGAAGTGAAAGAAATTCTACGGATGACGGAAGACGGAACAGATGAAATTATATCAACTCGCTCTAAAACATTCCAGGAATTGAACTTAAATCTTGATACGGTTTCATTACAGGAATTGTTTGAACTGATTAGCGAGCATCCCGGATTGCTTCGCCGTCCAATTATTTTGGACGAAAAACGACTTCAGGTTGGATATAACGAAGATGAAATTCGTCGTTTCCTACCTAGAAAAGTTCGTACGTTTCAACTTCAAGAGGCACAGCGTCTCGTTAATTAA
- a CDS encoding globin domain-containing protein, with protein MKQNMYDHIGGVKLEQLVTAFYNRVAEHPELKPIFPEDLTETARKQTQFLTQFLGGPPLYSEEHGHPMLRARHLPFEITPRRATAWLSCMQEAMDEVQLDEDLKEHLLTRLTFTAHHMVNSGDQEEKGESN; from the coding sequence ATGAAGCAAAACATGTATGATCATATCGGCGGTGTAAAGCTAGAACAGCTTGTGACTGCTTTTTATAACCGGGTTGCCGAGCATCCTGAATTAAAACCAATCTTTCCAGAAGATTTAACTGAAACAGCTCGAAAACAAACTCAATTCCTAACTCAATTTCTTGGAGGTCCTCCGCTATATTCAGAAGAACATGGACATCCTATGTTAAGAGCGAGACACCTCCCATTTGAAATTACACCGAGACGAGCAACGGCATGGCTTTCATGCATGCAAGAAGCGATGGATGAGGTACAACTCGATGAAGATTTAAAAGAACACCTATTAACACGATTAACGTTCACTGCCCATCACATGGTTAACTCGGGTGATCAGGAAGAGAAAGGAGAATCGAATTGA
- a CDS encoding RluA family pseudouridine synthase, giving the protein MNWTVLEKEAHMVLREFLLREKNLSRSMLTDIKFKGGHLLVNGVHQNVRTILNEGDVVEVVFPEEQISDTMYPQQLPLRICYEDEHFLLINKQANLPTIPSRHSTASLAEGVLHYYKTSNLNRTIHAVNRLDRDTSGLVLFAKHRYAHDLLSRQQKNKEMKRSYLALVHGELKEDGEVEAPIGRKDDSIIERTVRSDGQYALTRYHTVKRYKGFSLLQLSLQTGRTHQIRVHMAHLGHPLLGDDLYGGKKELISRQALHSAQLEFHHPFLQKKLRFEAELEEDMRELIETK; this is encoded by the coding sequence ATGAACTGGACAGTTTTAGAGAAAGAAGCACACATGGTACTTAGAGAATTTCTTTTAAGAGAAAAGAACCTATCACGAAGTATGTTAACGGATATCAAGTTTAAAGGCGGGCACTTGTTAGTAAATGGGGTCCACCAAAATGTCAGGACCATTTTAAATGAGGGTGATGTCGTCGAAGTAGTTTTCCCGGAAGAACAAATAAGCGACACGATGTACCCACAACAATTGCCATTAAGGATTTGCTATGAAGATGAGCACTTTTTGCTGATTAATAAGCAAGCAAATCTGCCAACAATCCCTTCTCGCCATTCGACAGCATCCCTTGCAGAGGGTGTTTTGCATTATTATAAAACAAGCAACTTAAACAGAACCATTCACGCAGTCAATCGCCTTGATCGTGATACGTCAGGTCTCGTTCTCTTTGCAAAACATCGTTATGCTCATGATCTACTTTCAAGACAGCAGAAAAATAAAGAAATGAAACGATCTTATCTTGCGTTAGTACATGGTGAGCTCAAAGAAGATGGTGAAGTAGAAGCCCCAATAGGAAGGAAGGATGATAGTATTATTGAAAGAACAGTGCGATCAGATGGACAGTACGCTTTAACCAGGTATCATACAGTGAAGCGATACAAGGGTTTCTCTCTTCTCCAACTATCCTTACAAACAGGGCGTACACACCAAATTAGAGTGCATATGGCTCATTTAGGACATCCTCTTCTAGGTGATGATCTTTATGGGGGGAAGAAAGAACTTATTTCAAGGCAAGCACTGCATAGTGCCCAGCTTGAATTTCACCATCCTTTCCTACAAAAAAAGCTCCGATTTGAAGCGGAGCTTGAAGAGGATATGCGTGAACTTATTGAAACGAAGTGA
- the mecA gene encoding adaptor protein MecA, whose amino-acid sequence MEIERVNANTLKFFITYRDIENRGFDREEIWYDRERGEELFWEMMDEAHQREQFSLEGPLWIQVQALEKGLEIIVTRAQMSNDGSKLELPISEEKQLDLPLDENMDKILDDKFALQNNLDPEDEPEPLEGEELSFMIAFRDFEDVISLSHGFDPVGVENGLYHYEDRYYLHVVFDDTLIEEDQDNRLSQLLEYGYETELTIHRIQEYGKEILSEEALEQLRGHFPLL is encoded by the coding sequence ATGGAAATCGAACGCGTCAACGCGAATACATTGAAATTCTTTATTACGTATAGAGACATTGAAAATAGAGGATTCGATCGAGAAGAAATTTGGTACGACAGAGAAAGAGGAGAAGAATTGTTCTGGGAGATGATGGATGAAGCTCATCAAAGAGAACAGTTTTCACTCGAGGGCCCTCTCTGGATTCAGGTTCAAGCTCTTGAAAAAGGACTTGAGATCATTGTCACTCGTGCTCAAATGTCAAACGACGGATCTAAACTTGAATTACCGATTTCAGAGGAAAAGCAGCTTGATCTTCCACTCGATGAAAACATGGATAAAATTCTTGATGATAAGTTTGCCCTTCAGAATAATTTAGATCCAGAAGACGAGCCTGAACCTCTTGAAGGAGAAGAGCTTTCCTTTATGATCGCGTTTAGAGATTTTGAAGATGTCATTTCATTATCGCACGGATTTGATCCTGTTGGAGTTGAAAATGGTCTATACCATTATGAGGATCGTTACTATCTCCACGTTGTCTTTGATGATACATTGATAGAAGAAGATCAAGACAACCGTTTAAGTCAGCTGTTGGAATATGGATATGAGACAGAATTGACGATTCACCGCATACAGGAATACGGTAAGGAGATTCTCTCTGAGGAAGCTCTAGAACAACTCCGCGGACACTTCCCACTCTTATAA